One genomic window of uncultured Erythrobacter sp. includes the following:
- a CDS encoding DUF1203 domain-containing protein, producing MTFRIRGLDPDQFAPLFDASEDTLKRRRARREVAGEGRFPCRVSLEDAAEGEELLLTHYTNHAVETPYRSAFAVYVRKDAHEAADYVDAVPPILRARPIALRCYDAQGNLHRAGLSLSDDVETLVQALLDDPKIAYIDAHNAMHGCFAARIERYEVTV from the coding sequence ATGACCTTCAGAATTCGCGGACTAGACCCAGACCAGTTTGCCCCGCTTTTCGATGCCAGCGAAGACACGCTCAAAAGGCGGCGTGCGCGCCGTGAGGTAGCGGGCGAGGGACGCTTTCCTTGCCGCGTCAGTCTCGAAGATGCAGCGGAGGGTGAGGAGCTGTTGCTCACGCACTATACCAACCACGCGGTCGAAACACCGTATCGCAGCGCTTTTGCAGTTTATGTTCGTAAGGATGCGCACGAAGCTGCCGACTACGTCGATGCAGTTCCGCCGATCCTGCGCGCCCGGCCGATAGCGCTCAGGTGCTACGATGCGCAGGGCAATCTCCACCGCGCGGGGCTTTCGCTATCGGACGATGTCGAAACGCTCGTTCAGGCGCTGCTCGACGACCCCAAAATCGCCTATATCGATGCGCACAATGCTATGCATGGCTGTTTCGCCGCGCGGATTGAGCGCTATGAGGTGACGGTATGA
- a CDS encoding DUF4197 domain-containing protein, with the protein MNAHESTAFAETIERRRFLKAGAGGALILALPACATIPGLSFTDAIRRLLLLSSERAFARLTAPDGYWDEQVGRLGLGNLIGTRGDVLSRILTSALFKDRLEDAFADIAIEGSERAAPLVADAVRVIGVANAVELVRGGPDAATQALRGELGGRLIDAMVPELGEAIQIASDPLVAELINAATGTDVGGIAQRLAGNVDDAIWTEIGAEEAAIRRDPQATGDPLLIGVFAADRVL; encoded by the coding sequence ATGAACGCTCACGAGAGCACGGCATTCGCCGAAACAATCGAACGTCGGCGGTTTTTGAAAGCGGGGGCAGGCGGAGCGCTGATCCTGGCGCTACCGGCGTGTGCAACGATTCCGGGCCTGAGTTTTACCGATGCGATCCGGCGCCTGCTCTTGCTATCCAGCGAGCGCGCCTTCGCACGGCTTACTGCACCGGATGGCTATTGGGACGAACAGGTCGGGCGGCTTGGTCTTGGCAATTTAATCGGCACGCGCGGCGATGTGCTATCGCGGATTCTGACTTCGGCGCTGTTCAAGGACCGGCTCGAGGACGCCTTCGCCGACATCGCGATCGAAGGGTCTGAGCGCGCAGCACCGCTAGTTGCTGACGCGGTTCGTGTAATTGGAGTTGCAAACGCGGTTGAGCTGGTGCGTGGCGGCCCGGATGCCGCCACACAGGCCCTGCGCGGAGAGCTCGGTGGAAGGCTGATCGACGCGATGGTGCCGGAGTTGGGCGAAGCGATTCAAATCGCCTCGGACCCGCTTGTCGCAGAGCTTATTAACGCTGCCACCGGCACCGATGTCGGCGGCATTGCTCAGAGGCTGGCTGGCAATGTCGACGACGCGATCTGGACCGAGATTGGCGCAGAAGAGGCTGCAATTCGGCGCGACCCGCAAGCGACGGGTGATCCCCTGCTAATCGGCGTGTTCGCGGCTGACCGCGTGCTCTAA
- a CDS encoding isocitrate lyase/phosphoenolpyruvate mutase family protein, translated as MAKEIFAALHRSDDPLILYNVWDVGSAIAVAAAGAKVIATGSLSLAGAQGYEDGERIPFPRLVETARQIAEAVELPISVDIEAGFAEDLEGLSRVAAALYDVQITGCNLEDRLIRTSYLRPVDEQAERIAAVDGAGLFVNARTDLFLGPLMAGENPNRAELVDAAIERAAAYRAAGAGCFFIPGLSDPAMIAQICESVDMPVNVMRLPGMVSNAELAELGVARISYGPAPWREAMAGVTEAAKAAFSA; from the coding sequence ATGGCTAAAGAGATATTTGCCGCGCTTCACCGCAGTGATGATCCGTTGATCCTGTACAACGTGTGGGATGTAGGCAGCGCCATAGCTGTCGCCGCTGCCGGCGCGAAAGTGATTGCAACGGGCAGTCTCTCGCTGGCAGGAGCGCAGGGCTATGAAGACGGAGAACGCATCCCGTTCCCGAGGCTTGTCGAAACCGCGAGGCAAATCGCCGAGGCAGTCGAATTGCCGATCTCAGTTGATATTGAAGCGGGTTTTGCGGAGGATCTAGAAGGTCTCAGCAGGGTCGCAGCAGCGCTGTACGACGTTCAAATCACCGGCTGCAATCTTGAAGATCGTTTGATCCGGACCAGCTATCTGCGGCCAGTAGACGAACAGGCGGAGCGGATCGCAGCGGTCGACGGTGCCGGCCTATTCGTAAACGCCCGAACCGATCTGTTTCTCGGGCCGCTGATGGCGGGTGAAAACCCCAACCGCGCCGAGCTGGTCGATGCCGCAATCGAACGTGCGGCAGCCTATCGCGCGGCGGGAGCGGGTTGTTTCTTCATCCCCGGACTGAGCGACCCGGCCATGATCGCGCAAATCTGTGAAAGCGTCGATATGCCAGTTAACGTGATGCGTTTGCCTGGCATGGTCAGCAATGCGGAATTGGCGGAGCTGGGCGTTGCACGCATCAGCTATGGCCCGGCACCTTGGCGTGAGGCGATGGCCGGCGTAACCGAAGCGGCGAAGGCGGCGTTCTCAGCCTAA
- a CDS encoding bifunctional transcriptional activator/DNA repair enzyme AdaA, whose amino-acid sequence MISDTQAWEAVQRKDRAFDGAFVTGVHSTGIYCRPSCPARMPHRKNVRFYATSADAEAAGLRACKRCSPNTQSAEEACVLAAIAAIRADGAKTLDQLSELTGYSPTHFQRLFKRTVGLSPSAFARALREERVREALEGGASVTDALYEAGYSAPSRFYSDTKGKLGMQASDWRDGGKGRTIYWSVVPTSLGEMLVAATEKGVCCLSFNEGEDALHRRFPKAELVAGGEEFRALFDQVVVVVEEPSLDSSHIPLDVKGTAFQQRCWEALRKIPAGETRSYGEQAAMLGNPKASRAVGSANGANNIAVLIPCHRVVPASGGVGGYAYGPEIKAELLKREGADQKELF is encoded by the coding sequence ATGATTTCCGACACTCAAGCCTGGGAAGCGGTGCAACGCAAGGATCGCGCTTTCGATGGAGCGTTCGTGACCGGCGTCCATTCCACCGGCATTTATTGCCGCCCGAGTTGCCCTGCTCGAATGCCGCATCGCAAGAACGTCCGATTCTATGCGACGTCGGCCGATGCCGAGGCTGCCGGTCTGCGTGCCTGCAAAAGGTGCTCGCCCAACACTCAAAGCGCCGAAGAAGCCTGCGTCTTGGCAGCGATTGCGGCTATCCGCGCTGACGGCGCGAAGACTCTCGATCAACTGTCCGAACTGACCGGCTATTCACCGACACATTTCCAGCGCCTGTTCAAACGGACGGTCGGTCTTTCCCCTTCAGCCTTTGCGCGGGCATTGCGTGAGGAGCGTGTGCGAGAAGCTCTGGAAGGCGGAGCAAGCGTGACCGACGCGCTCTATGAAGCGGGGTATTCGGCTCCCTCGCGCTTTTATTCAGACACGAAAGGGAAGCTTGGCATGCAAGCGAGTGACTGGCGCGATGGCGGCAAGGGCCGGACGATTTATTGGAGCGTGGTGCCGACTTCGCTCGGCGAGATGCTCGTAGCCGCGACTGAGAAGGGCGTGTGCTGTCTGAGCTTCAACGAAGGTGAAGATGCGCTGCACAGGCGTTTCCCAAAGGCAGAACTGGTCGCTGGTGGCGAAGAATTCCGCGCCCTGTTCGATCAGGTCGTGGTGGTGGTGGAAGAGCCTTCGCTCGATAGCTCGCACATTCCCTTGGATGTGAAGGGAACCGCGTTTCAGCAGCGCTGCTGGGAGGCCTTGCGCAAAATCCCGGCGGGCGAAACCCGCAGTTATGGCGAACAGGCTGCGATGCTAGGTAACCCCAAGGCGAGCCGAGCGGTTGGCAGCGCGAATGGCGCGAACAACATCGCCGTACTGATTCCGTGTCACCGGGTGGTCCCTGCCAGCGGAGGTGTGGGCGGCTATGCCTACGGGCCGGAGATCAAGGCGGAATTGCTGAAGCGCGAAGGCGCCGACCAGAAGGAACTGTTCTGA
- a CDS encoding fatty acid desaturase → MTQQAQSETALDPKQLMRDLAAFRDPKLGRSLWELAITLVPFMAVFGAALFAIDAGFYAGLALIPVAGLLLLRLFIIQHDCGHGAFLSSKKGNDWIGRALGVLTFTPYDCWRLSHARHHARTGNLDKRGFGDVDTLTVREFQEGSPIQRFGYRLYRHPLVLFGFGPIYLFIIRHRLPVGLMREGSLYWISAMATNAVLAAIMAGLMFVFGIGTTLLVVVSTLLIAASTGVWLFYVQHQYEDAHWDRQENWSFQEAALHGSSYLTLPQPLRWFTGNIGIHHVHHLASSIPFYRLPEVLKKYPELEDLNRLSMRETLRPMVLALWDEDSRKLVSFRQAAQASA, encoded by the coding sequence ATGACTCAGCAAGCTCAAAGCGAAACCGCGCTCGATCCCAAGCAATTGATGCGCGATCTTGCTGCTTTTCGTGACCCGAAGCTTGGTCGCAGCCTGTGGGAATTGGCGATTACGCTGGTCCCATTCATGGCGGTGTTCGGCGCGGCGCTATTCGCTATCGACGCAGGCTTCTACGCTGGGCTTGCGCTCATCCCTGTGGCGGGTTTGCTCCTGCTGCGGCTCTTTATCATTCAGCACGATTGCGGGCATGGCGCATTCCTTTCCAGCAAGAAGGGTAACGACTGGATCGGCAGAGCGCTGGGGGTTCTGACATTCACTCCCTATGATTGCTGGAGACTGTCGCATGCCCGCCACCACGCGCGCACAGGCAATCTGGATAAGCGCGGCTTTGGCGATGTCGACACCCTGACTGTGCGGGAGTTTCAAGAAGGCTCGCCAATTCAGCGCTTTGGCTATCGCTTGTACCGCCACCCGCTGGTGCTGTTCGGTTTCGGGCCGATCTATCTGTTCATCATTCGCCACCGTTTGCCGGTTGGCCTGATGCGCGAAGGTTCGCTGTACTGGATCAGCGCGATGGCCACCAATGCCGTTCTCGCTGCGATCATGGCGGGACTGATGTTCGTCTTCGGGATCGGGACGACACTGCTGGTGGTGGTGTCGACCCTGCTGATTGCGGCCTCCACAGGTGTGTGGCTGTTTTATGTCCAGCACCAATATGAAGACGCGCATTGGGACCGTCAGGAAAACTGGTCTTTTCAGGAAGCTGCATTGCACGGCAGTTCCTATCTGACCCTGCCCCAACCGCTACGCTGGTTTACCGGGAATATCGGCATCCACCACGTCCACCATCTGGCCAGCAGCATCCCGTTCTATCGTTTGCCCGAAGTGCTCAAGAAGTACCCGGAGCTTGAGGATCTCAACCGCCTGTCGATGCGCGAAACGCTGCGGCCGATGGTTTTGGCCCTATGGGACGAAGACAGCCGGAAACTTGTGAGCTTTCGTCAGGCTGCGCAAGCCAGCGCTTAG
- a CDS encoding primosomal protein N' codes for MNRVRLLVLNAALGALDYKLPDGVRVEPGSVVIAPLGPRKVTGIVWDEGRLPGAEVDASKLRAILEVVDVPPLAKPLRRLIEWTADYYCAHLASVARMVLSSGGALGGPTTTTEYRLSGGAPERMTPQRAAAIEALDGEQATIRELAGIAGVSEGVLRGLVNQGVIEPVTVSIDRPYPPADPDYHQPALSSDQMAVAKQLVKAVEAQAFEPFLLDGVTGSGKTETYFEPVAEAIRLGRQVLVLLPEIALTENFLHRFEQRFGTPPVLWHSSLKSTERRRAWRAISEGSAQVIVGARSALFLPYANLGLIVVDEAHEISFKQDDGVRYNARDVSVMRARFESIPVVLASATPALESLHMANSGTYTKLDLPSRFGGAQLPSIKLIDLTQEKPANGRWLAAPLIAALEHRLAEGEQSLLFLNRRGYAPLTLCRNCGHRFQCPNCSAWLVEHRLSARLACHHCGLETQPPEKCPDCGEGDCLVACGPGVERIADEVAELFPEARVAVATSDTLGSPERAAEFIAQAEAKAIDVIVGTQLVTKGFHFPELTLVGVVDADLGLEGGDLRAAERTYQQVAQVAGRAGRGAKPGEVLIQTRHPEAPVIEALANGDRDAFYEAETEARRDAGAPPFGRWAAIILSSEDEKEARQAAARLGDARPHLDDLYILGPAPAPLALLRNRYRYRFLVNARRSANLQQVLNQWVGTQEFAPGVRIGIDIDPYSFV; via the coding sequence ATGAACCGCGTCCGACTCCTCGTCCTCAATGCAGCACTAGGTGCGCTCGATTACAAGCTGCCAGACGGTGTGCGGGTCGAGCCGGGTAGCGTCGTCATTGCGCCGCTCGGCCCCCGCAAGGTGACCGGGATCGTTTGGGACGAAGGCCGTTTGCCGGGTGCTGAGGTAGACGCGAGCAAGCTGCGCGCGATCCTCGAAGTTGTCGACGTCCCGCCATTAGCCAAGCCACTGCGCAGGCTGATCGAATGGACTGCCGACTATTACTGCGCGCATCTCGCCAGCGTCGCTCGCATGGTCCTATCAAGTGGCGGTGCCTTGGGCGGCCCGACCACGACGACCGAATACCGGTTGAGCGGCGGCGCACCCGAGCGCATGACCCCGCAGCGCGCAGCGGCTATCGAAGCGCTTGATGGTGAACAGGCGACCATTCGAGAGCTCGCCGGGATTGCAGGGGTGTCCGAAGGGGTGCTGCGCGGCCTCGTCAACCAAGGCGTGATTGAGCCGGTCACGGTTTCGATCGACCGCCCCTACCCCCCAGCCGATCCCGACTATCATCAACCGGCATTGTCATCGGATCAGATGGCGGTAGCAAAGCAATTGGTGAAGGCGGTCGAGGCTCAAGCGTTCGAGCCATTCCTGCTCGACGGGGTGACGGGCTCGGGCAAGACCGAGACCTATTTCGAGCCGGTAGCCGAAGCCATCAGGTTGGGACGGCAGGTGCTGGTCCTTCTGCCGGAAATCGCACTGACCGAGAACTTCCTGCACCGGTTCGAGCAACGCTTCGGCACGCCGCCAGTTCTATGGCACTCCTCGCTCAAATCCACCGAACGGCGGCGCGCATGGCGAGCGATCTCGGAGGGGTCCGCGCAGGTCATTGTCGGCGCGCGTTCGGCCCTTTTTCTGCCCTATGCCAATCTCGGCCTGATCGTCGTCGATGAGGCCCATGAGATCAGCTTCAAGCAGGATGATGGCGTGCGCTACAATGCGCGCGATGTGTCCGTGATGCGCGCTCGGTTCGAAAGCATTCCCGTGGTCCTTGCCAGCGCGACCCCGGCGCTGGAGAGCCTGCATATGGCCAATAGCGGGACCTACACGAAGCTGGATCTGCCCAGCCGATTTGGCGGTGCGCAGCTGCCCAGCATCAAACTGATCGACCTGACACAGGAAAAGCCCGCCAATGGGCGATGGCTAGCTGCGCCCCTGATCGCAGCGCTCGAACATCGGCTGGCCGAAGGCGAGCAATCGCTGCTGTTCCTCAACCGCCGCGGCTACGCACCGCTAACACTGTGCCGCAATTGCGGGCACCGGTTCCAGTGCCCGAATTGCAGCGCATGGCTGGTGGAGCACCGACTGTCCGCACGCCTCGCCTGCCACCATTGCGGGCTCGAGACGCAGCCACCGGAAAAATGCCCCGATTGCGGCGAAGGCGATTGCCTTGTCGCGTGTGGCCCGGGTGTCGAGCGCATTGCTGATGAGGTCGCCGAGCTATTTCCCGAAGCGCGCGTCGCGGTCGCGACTTCGGACACGCTTGGTTCGCCGGAACGCGCGGCGGAGTTTATCGCGCAGGCCGAAGCCAAGGCAATCGACGTGATTGTCGGCACACAGCTGGTGACGAAGGGATTCCACTTCCCTGAACTTACATTGGTCGGTGTGGTCGATGCCGATCTGGGCCTTGAAGGCGGCGACCTGCGCGCTGCCGAACGCACCTATCAGCAAGTTGCACAGGTTGCCGGTCGCGCTGGGCGCGGCGCAAAGCCGGGCGAAGTCTTGATCCAGACCCGCCACCCTGAGGCACCGGTTATTGAAGCCTTGGCCAATGGCGACCGCGACGCGTTCTACGAAGCCGAGACGGAAGCCCGCCGCGACGCCGGTGCTCCGCCTTTCGGACGCTGGGCGGCAATCATCCTGTCGAGCGAAGACGAAAAGGAAGCGCGGCAAGCGGCGGCACGGCTCGGCGACGCACGCCCGCATCTGGATGATCTCTACATTCTCGGCCCGGCCCCCGCCCCGCTGGCACTGCTGCGCAACCGTTATCGCTACCGCTTCCTTGTCAACGCTCGGCGTTCAGCGAACCTTCAGCAGGTTTTGAACCAATGGGTTGGCACGCAAGAATTCGCACCCGGTGTTCGGATCGGGATCGATATTGACCCGTATAGCTTTGTATGA
- a CDS encoding cryptochrome/photolyase family protein, producing the protein MTDQPILVPILGDQLTRTLASLRGRTKDDTVILMMEVWDEATYVKHHKQKIVLLFSAMRHFADELREAGWTVDYVKLTDEENSGSFTGEVARAIERHDPREVHITEASEWRVQQAIEEWPGKFACTVEIMPDDRFLCSHAEFQEWADGRKHLTMEHFYREMRRKTGLLMTDDGKPKGGDWNYDKDNREPPKGEMDAPPAPNFEPDDITREVIELVEEKFADHFGNLDSFEWPVTSDEAARAADAFFAERIEKFGPYQDAMVHGSDDLFHSMLSTSINCGLLDPLKLCERAEQAYEDGKAPLNSVEGFIRQIIGWREYIRGFYWLHMPDLETANELEATRPLPEFFWTGATDMRCLSDCIRSTHNNAHAHHIQRLMVVGNFCLLAGIDPREVQDWYLAVYADAYQWVELPNVSSMILYADGGKLATKPYAASGNYINKMSDYCKECSYSVSKKTGEGACPFNPLYWHFMDRHRDRLESNHRIGRIFATWDRMGDEKKRDYLESAEKVLDSLEPASKGWARNEN; encoded by the coding sequence ATGACCGATCAACCAATCCTCGTTCCCATCCTCGGCGATCAGCTGACACGCACCCTCGCCAGCCTACGCGGGCGAACCAAGGACGATACTGTCATCCTGATGATGGAGGTCTGGGACGAGGCGACCTACGTCAAGCATCACAAGCAGAAGATCGTGCTGCTCTTCTCGGCCATGCGCCATTTCGCTGACGAACTGCGCGAGGCTGGTTGGACCGTCGACTACGTCAAACTCACCGATGAAGAAAATTCCGGTAGCTTCACTGGAGAGGTGGCGCGCGCAATTGAGCGACACGATCCGCGCGAAGTCCATATCACCGAAGCCAGCGAATGGCGGGTGCAGCAGGCCATCGAGGAATGGCCCGGCAAGTTTGCTTGCACGGTCGAAATCATGCCCGACGACCGCTTCCTGTGTTCGCATGCCGAGTTCCAGGAATGGGCTGACGGTCGCAAGCATCTCACGATGGAGCATTTCTATCGCGAGATGCGCAGGAAAACCGGTCTGCTGATGACAGATGACGGCAAACCGAAAGGCGGCGACTGGAACTATGACAAGGACAATCGCGAACCGCCCAAGGGTGAGATGGATGCCCCGCCGGCACCGAATTTCGAGCCCGATGATATCACGCGCGAAGTGATCGAGTTGGTAGAGGAAAAGTTCGCGGACCATTTCGGCAATCTCGACAGCTTCGAATGGCCCGTCACAAGCGATGAAGCCGCGCGCGCTGCCGACGCGTTCTTTGCCGAGCGGATCGAGAAGTTCGGCCCTTACCAGGACGCGATGGTCCATGGGTCGGACGACCTCTTTCACTCAATGCTATCGACCAGCATCAATTGCGGACTGCTCGACCCACTCAAACTGTGCGAACGCGCCGAGCAGGCTTACGAAGATGGCAAAGCGCCGCTCAATTCGGTCGAGGGTTTCATCCGCCAGATCATCGGCTGGCGCGAATATATTCGCGGGTTCTACTGGCTCCACATGCCCGATCTCGAAACGGCGAACGAACTTGAAGCGACCCGTCCGCTGCCTGAATTCTTCTGGACCGGAGCAACCGATATGCGGTGCCTGTCAGATTGCATCCGCTCCACGCACAACAACGCGCACGCGCACCATATTCAGCGGCTGATGGTGGTTGGCAATTTCTGCCTGCTCGCCGGGATCGACCCGCGCGAGGTGCAGGACTGGTATCTCGCCGTCTATGCGGACGCGTATCAATGGGTCGAACTGCCCAATGTCAGTAGCATGATCCTCTATGCCGATGGCGGAAAGCTCGCGACCAAGCCCTATGCGGCGAGCGGAAACTACATCAACAAGATGTCCGATTACTGCAAAGAATGCTCGTATTCGGTCAGCAAAAAGACCGGCGAAGGCGCATGCCCGTTCAACCCGCTCTACTGGCATTTCATGGACCGCCACCGCGATCGGCTGGAAAGCAATCACAGGATCGGCCGTATCTTCGCGACGTGGGACCGAATGGGGGACGAGAAAAAGCGCGACTATCTGGAAAGCGCGGAAAAAGTCCTCGACAGCCTCGAACCGGCCAGCAAAGGGTGGGCGCGAAACGAGAACTAG
- a CDS encoding tetratricopeptide repeat protein translates to MTHIFSRIRYATQTLLSAVVLLFAGATPALASDWKRAETHSFIVYSEGSTTQLEKYARDLERLDALLRKLWRKDPIEDPAKLTVYLLEDAQNVSALAGRDARSGLIAGFYTARAEGSFFVGNRRRSKFAERLTGRQVLYHEYAHHFFFQNFSVPAPAWFAEGYADFVSTAEFLPNEQWTIGKYANRHLSTLAYNRSYDFGALVSGAKPKKNASLFYAWSWALTHYLYSQPQGSGKKITRYLADLNDGIEPEKAAANAFGDTEALAEAVRAYIKEPITYQKSTEPLIYRSAVQIEELEDVPSQLVELRLQRLMNYDAKGAQKDLEKLVDRGKANADVWSELAILRYVRQDQREAHDAVERALSLDPTHTEALVLRGRMAVEKYQQEGAEDNALLETGLADLEAAVAAEPNNPWALTNLAQTLQMSGQQADRLGELSERAFELAPEVVPIRFQYAFVLTAQGQYSRAIRLMEIIANNPHGGGENAEKFIESLKGLRDEYGDEN, encoded by the coding sequence ATGACGCACATTTTTTCCCGGATACGCTACGCCACTCAGACGCTCCTATCGGCGGTCGTGCTTCTTTTCGCGGGTGCCACGCCAGCGCTCGCCTCGGACTGGAAACGGGCAGAGACGCACAGCTTCATTGTCTATTCGGAGGGATCGACAACGCAGCTCGAGAAATATGCAAGAGACCTCGAACGGCTGGACGCGCTGCTGCGCAAGTTATGGCGCAAAGATCCAATCGAAGACCCCGCGAAACTGACTGTGTACTTGCTCGAAGATGCGCAGAATGTCAGCGCACTTGCCGGACGCGACGCCAGAAGCGGCTTGATAGCTGGCTTCTACACCGCACGGGCTGAAGGCTCGTTTTTCGTAGGTAATCGGCGCCGGTCAAAGTTCGCGGAGCGCCTTACCGGCAGGCAGGTGCTCTACCACGAATACGCCCACCATTTCTTCTTTCAGAACTTCTCAGTCCCCGCCCCGGCCTGGTTTGCGGAAGGCTATGCCGATTTCGTTTCGACAGCGGAGTTCCTTCCGAATGAGCAATGGACGATTGGGAAATACGCCAATCGCCATCTTTCGACCCTCGCCTACAATCGTAGCTACGATTTTGGCGCCCTTGTCAGCGGGGCCAAACCCAAGAAGAATGCGTCGCTCTTCTACGCATGGTCGTGGGCCCTGACCCACTACCTCTATTCGCAGCCGCAAGGTTCAGGCAAAAAGATCACACGATATCTGGCCGACCTCAATGACGGCATCGAGCCAGAAAAGGCAGCGGCAAATGCGTTTGGTGATACGGAGGCACTTGCGGAGGCGGTCAGGGCCTACATCAAAGAGCCAATCACCTATCAGAAATCGACCGAACCGCTGATCTATCGCAGCGCTGTTCAGATCGAAGAGCTGGAAGATGTGCCATCGCAGCTGGTTGAGCTCAGACTTCAACGGCTGATGAATTACGATGCTAAGGGCGCACAAAAGGATCTTGAGAAGCTGGTCGATCGCGGCAAAGCCAATGCCGATGTGTGGTCGGAACTCGCCATTCTGCGTTATGTGAGGCAAGATCAACGCGAGGCTCACGACGCAGTCGAACGCGCGCTTTCGCTTGATCCAACGCATACGGAAGCGCTGGTGCTGCGCGGTCGCATGGCGGTTGAGAAGTACCAGCAGGAGGGAGCGGAAGACAACGCTCTGCTCGAAACTGGGCTTGCCGATTTGGAAGCTGCCGTCGCGGCAGAGCCAAACAATCCATGGGCGCTGACCAACCTGGCACAGACGCTCCAGATGAGCGGTCAACAAGCCGATCGACTGGGAGAATTATCGGAGCGCGCATTCGAACTCGCGCCAGAGGTTGTACCGATCCGGTTTCAGTACGCCTTCGTATTAACGGCGCAGGGTCAATACAGCCGCGCGATCCGGCTGATGGAAATCATCGCCAACAACCCGCATGGCGGCGGGGAAAATGCGGAAAAATTCATCGAGTCGCTCAAGGGTCTGCGCGATGAATATGGCGACGAGAATTAG
- a CDS encoding glutathione S-transferase family protein, with product MLTVHHLRISQSERIVWLCEELGLDYDLKLYNRDPDTRLAPPELKALHPMEVAPLIEDGDTLLGESGAIVDYIIGKYAPDTDLVPGPDNPDFADHLYWYHFANATFMTNGMMQIAVGALGGDMPPPLAKRVTNAWKQIETRLGEADYFGGSQLTTADIMMVFQLTTSRAFNGMTIDHLPNLKAYLQRIGGREAYQTAMAKAEPGFPPKLD from the coding sequence ATGTTGACCGTCCACCACCTTCGCATTTCGCAGTCCGAACGCATTGTCTGGCTGTGTGAAGAGCTGGGCCTCGACTACGATCTGAAGCTCTACAATCGCGATCCCGACACGCGGCTGGCCCCTCCTGAGCTCAAAGCCTTGCACCCAATGGAGGTCGCTCCGCTGATCGAGGATGGCGATACTCTGCTGGGCGAGAGCGGTGCAATCGTCGATTATATCATCGGCAAATACGCGCCTGACACCGATCTGGTGCCCGGCCCTGACAACCCCGATTTTGCCGATCACCTTTATTGGTACCACTTTGCCAATGCGACGTTCATGACAAACGGCATGATGCAGATCGCTGTTGGCGCGCTCGGCGGTGATATGCCTCCCCCGCTGGCGAAACGTGTCACCAATGCATGGAAGCAGATCGAAACGCGGCTGGGCGAGGCAGACTATTTCGGCGGTTCGCAGCTGACCACAGCCGACATCATGATGGTGTTCCAACTGACCACCAGCCGCGCGTTCAACGGCATGACGATCGATCACCTGCCGAACCTCAAGGCATATCTGCAGCGCATCGGCGGACGAGAAGCGTATCAGACCGCGATGGCAAAGGCCGAACCGGGTTTCCCGCCAAAGTTGGATTGA